A stretch of the Flavobacterium aquiphilum genome encodes the following:
- a CDS encoding peptidase U32 family protein: MTTPNKIELMAPAGNFESLQAGLDNGADSVYFGVEQLNMRARATVNFTMDDLPEIARRCEEKNVRSYLTLNTIIYDHDLSVVKTLLNKAKEANITAVIASDQAVIAMARGIGMEVHISTQLNITNIETIKFYSLFADTMVLSRELSLRQVKKITEQIEKEQIKGPNGKLVEIEIFGHGALCMAVSGKCYLSLHSHNSSANRGACKQNCRKKYTVIDQETGFEIELDNEYMMSPKDLCTLDFLDQVIDSGIQVLKIEGRGRAPEYVATVIKTYREAIDSYFEGTFTKEKIAVWMEDLNTVYNRGFWSGYYLGQELGEWSDVSGSMATQKKVYVGKGTHFFPKAEIGQFKIEAYDIKIGDKILVTGPSTGAQEMVIEEMYVNDTIAEKATKGDDCTFKLPFRIRMSDKLYKIVEA; this comes from the coding sequence ATGACAACACCAAACAAAATAGAACTCATGGCTCCCGCTGGGAACTTTGAGTCATTACAAGCAGGACTTGACAATGGAGCTGATTCCGTTTATTTCGGCGTAGAGCAATTGAACATGCGCGCACGTGCCACGGTAAATTTTACAATGGATGATTTACCTGAAATCGCCCGCCGTTGCGAAGAAAAAAACGTTAGAAGTTATTTGACGCTGAACACCATCATTTACGACCATGATTTATCTGTCGTAAAAACCTTGTTGAATAAGGCAAAAGAAGCCAACATCACAGCCGTAATCGCCTCCGACCAAGCCGTAATTGCGATGGCGAGAGGAATTGGAATGGAGGTTCATATTTCGACACAATTGAATATTACCAATATCGAAACCATCAAATTCTACAGCCTTTTTGCCGATACGATGGTTTTGAGCCGTGAATTGAGTTTGCGACAAGTAAAAAAAATCACAGAACAAATCGAGAAAGAACAAATCAAAGGGCCAAACGGCAAATTGGTAGAAATTGAAATTTTTGGTCACGGCGCATTGTGTATGGCTGTTTCGGGGAAATGCTATTTGAGTTTGCATTCGCACAACTCATCGGCAAACCGCGGTGCCTGCAAACAGAACTGCCGTAAAAAATACACCGTTATTGACCAAGAAACCGGTTTTGAAATCGAATTGGACAACGAATATATGATGTCTCCAAAAGATTTATGTACGCTAGATTTTCTAGATCAGGTAATCGATTCGGGCATTCAAGTATTGAAAATTGAAGGCCGAGGCCGTGCTCCTGAATATGTGGCCACCGTAATCAAAACCTATCGCGAAGCAATTGACAGTTATTTCGAAGGTACTTTTACCAAAGAAAAAATTGCCGTTTGGATGGAAGACTTGAACACTGTTTACAATCGCGGTTTTTGGTCGGGATATTATCTGGGTCAGGAATTGGGCGAATGGAGCGATGTTTCGGGATCAATGGCGACGCAGAAAAAAGTCTATGTGGGGAAAGGAACCCATTTTTTCCCAAAAGCGGAAATTGGACAATTCAAAATCGAAGCTTACGATATTAAAATTGGCGATAAAATATTGGTAACCGGTCCAAGCACTGGAGCGCAAGAAATGGTTATTGAAGAAATGTATGTAAATGATACCATTGCTGAAAAAGCTACCAAAGGTGACGATTGTACTTTCAAACTGCCGTTCAGAATCCGAATGTCCGACAAATTATACAAGATAGTAGAAGCCTAA
- a CDS encoding ferredoxin: MVIVTLQRDKCIGCNYCVEMAPVQFQMSKKDGKSVLIKSVNAKGFFTLKSPDHTIVESCELAAKACPVKIITVKET, from the coding sequence ATGGTTATTGTAACGTTACAAAGGGACAAATGCATTGGGTGCAACTATTGTGTGGAAATGGCGCCTGTTCAATTTCAAATGTCTAAAAAAGACGGAAAATCGGTGTTGATTAAAAGTGTAAACGCTAAAGGTTTCTTCACTTTGAAATCACCCGACCACACTATAGTTGAAAGTTGTGAATTAGCAGCCAAAGCCTGTCCGGTGAAAATTATTACGGTAAAGGAAACCTAG
- a CDS encoding arylsulfatase, producing MKTKIKSLFLAVIALVAFSGNGQEKTPAFKGVVKQDVRESTADWTPFVRKKAPEGAPNILFILYDDTGLAAWSPYGGRINMPTMDKLAADGLTYTQWHTVALCSPTRSCINTGRNHNLNGMGSITEGANGFPGYSCQLPPQAATMAQILNDNGWSTFWLGKDHNVPETDLSAGANKSQWPLQQGYDRFYGFIGGETNQFYPDLTEDNHAIEQPYGPEKGYHLSKDLADQAIKMISDQKSANPSKPWFMWFCPGANHAPHQAPADYIAKYKGKFDDGYDAYRKWVLPRMIEKGILPKDTKLTNFNPMPADQAAPGDFVRPWDKLTPDEKKLFSRLCEVYAAFSEYTDVQIGRIIDHLKATGQYENTIIMYASDNGASGEGSPSGSVNENKFFNGYPDDLVENMKLIDELGGPNTYEHYPTGWAAALSTPFKMFKRYSNYAGGTECPLTITWPKGIKARGEVRNQYHHAVDIVPTILEIVGVEMPKVYKGVEQYPLSGVSMKYTFDATPDTPTQKHIQYYTMLGTRAIWQDGWKAVAVHAPLTDKGKFDQDKWELYHVDVDRSESVDLAKKNPDKLEALKKVYDEEAKKNNAYPLDDRTATQILTVERPKEEAEKDSYTYYPHTSSVPEAVAVNVRGKSYKIIANVEIKDANASGVIFAHGSRFGGHSLFIKDHKLYYVYNFLGITEQQLVSSEPVKVGKFTVGMEFIKEKAGEHNESIGTAKLYVNEKEVASGSMKAQVGKFTLVGDGLCVGYDSGDPVSKLYSSPGEFEGGEIAFVTVSTGKEKYSDLEMEAARALKKE from the coding sequence ATGAAAACCAAAATCAAATCACTGTTTCTGGCGGTAATTGCACTAGTGGCTTTTAGTGGTAATGGTCAGGAAAAAACACCTGCATTCAAAGGTGTTGTCAAACAAGACGTACGGGAATCCACCGCAGACTGGACACCATTCGTTCGAAAAAAAGCACCCGAAGGAGCTCCTAACATCTTATTCATTTTGTATGATGATACTGGATTAGCAGCCTGGTCACCTTATGGAGGAAGAATCAATATGCCAACGATGGATAAACTGGCGGCAGATGGTTTAACTTATACCCAATGGCATACCGTTGCGCTTTGTTCGCCAACACGTTCTTGTATCAATACCGGGCGTAACCACAATTTGAACGGAATGGGTTCTATTACTGAAGGAGCTAACGGTTTTCCGGGATATAGCTGTCAATTGCCACCTCAAGCGGCAACAATGGCACAAATCCTGAATGATAACGGCTGGAGTACTTTTTGGTTAGGAAAAGACCACAATGTGCCGGAAACCGATCTTTCGGCTGGAGCCAATAAAAGTCAATGGCCACTGCAACAGGGATACGACCGTTTTTATGGATTTATTGGTGGAGAAACCAATCAGTTTTATCCTGATTTGACTGAAGATAATCACGCTATCGAACAACCTTATGGCCCAGAAAAAGGATACCATTTGTCCAAAGATTTAGCCGATCAGGCCATCAAAATGATTAGCGACCAAAAATCGGCCAACCCTTCCAAACCTTGGTTTATGTGGTTTTGTCCGGGCGCGAATCACGCCCCGCACCAAGCGCCAGCAGATTATATCGCAAAATACAAAGGGAAGTTTGACGATGGATATGATGCGTATAGAAAGTGGGTTTTGCCTAGAATGATTGAAAAAGGAATTTTACCAAAAGATACTAAATTAACGAATTTTAATCCAATGCCTGCCGATCAGGCAGCACCGGGTGATTTTGTTCGTCCTTGGGATAAACTGACTCCAGACGAAAAGAAATTATTTTCTCGTTTGTGTGAAGTGTATGCCGCATTTTCAGAATATACCGATGTTCAAATTGGGCGTATCATCGATCATTTGAAAGCGACGGGACAGTATGAAAACACTATTATTATGTATGCTTCAGATAATGGAGCTTCAGGCGAAGGAAGTCCAAGTGGTTCTGTCAATGAAAATAAATTCTTCAATGGTTATCCAGATGATTTGGTAGAGAATATGAAGTTAATTGACGAGTTGGGTGGTCCAAATACTTACGAGCATTATCCAACAGGATGGGCAGCCGCTTTGTCAACTCCTTTCAAAATGTTCAAACGTTATTCTAACTACGCTGGAGGAACAGAGTGTCCGTTGACCATCACTTGGCCAAAAGGAATTAAGGCAAGAGGAGAAGTGCGTAACCAATACCACCACGCTGTAGACATTGTTCCTACCATTCTTGAAATTGTTGGAGTTGAAATGCCAAAAGTCTATAAAGGAGTGGAACAATATCCATTATCAGGAGTTTCGATGAAATATACGTTCGATGCAACACCAGATACACCAACTCAAAAGCACATTCAATATTACACGATGTTGGGAACACGCGCTATTTGGCAAGACGGTTGGAAAGCGGTAGCCGTACACGCACCACTTACTGACAAAGGAAAATTTGATCAAGATAAATGGGAATTGTATCACGTAGATGTAGATCGTTCTGAATCGGTTGATTTGGCCAAGAAAAACCCGGACAAATTAGAAGCTTTGAAAAAAGTGTATGATGAAGAAGCCAAGAAAAATAATGCCTATCCATTGGACGATAGAACTGCAACTCAAATTTTAACTGTTGAACGTCCGAAGGAAGAAGCAGAAAAAGACAGTTATACCTATTATCCTCATACCAGTTCAGTACCCGAAGCGGTGGCCGTAAATGTTAGAGGAAAATCATATAAAATTATTGCCAATGTTGAGATTAAGGATGCTAATGCTTCTGGGGTTATTTTCGCTCACGGATCTCGTTTTGGTGGTCACTCCTTGTTTATCAAAGATCACAAATTGTATTATGTGTATAATTTCCTTGGAATTACGGAACAACAATTAGTGTCTTCAGAACCCGTAAAAGTGGGTAAATTTACTGTTGGAATGGAGTTTATCAAAGAAAAAGCAGGTGAGCACAATGAATCCATTGGTACGGCTAAACTGTATGTAAACGAGAAAGAAGTAGCTTCAGGAAGTATGAAAGCGCAAGTAGGTAAATTTACCCTTGTAGGTGATGGTCTTTGTGTGGGTTATGACAGTGGAGATCCAGTTAGTAAATTGTACAGTTCTCCAGGTGAATTTGAAGGCGGAGAAATTGCTTTTGTAACTGTAAGCACAGGCAAAGAGAAATATAGTGATCTTGAAATGGAAGCCGCCAGAGCTTTGAAAAAAGAATAA
- a CDS encoding AraC family transcriptional regulator, which yields MNYSLSELLSYFGGFLGLLLFIVTLSSCKKSAIKYSLALFLIVWSAVMVLGALIYSGKVIHFIHIFRLDSPMHFLLGPTVYLFTLSLLNPEFRLKKSYLFHLLPFILNGIYFLPFYLNTAEFKIDNYEHLIAKGSVIMPIQYLLKTISMSAYFTAQLFLYKKYQKSKSSTYQVSWFILYFTSQFILTTGSLIDHFSGLHYFGDPYRFAINIITFFLYSIMIGLLFFPSLLYGNRIIEKETKEKYSHSKLSNEVKETILCQLNDYMKGNDKPYLNENLQLDDIAKMLKASSQQVSQVINEKMGFNFNDFVNAHRIDEAKMMLLSDSYSNITIDAIAQKSGFRSKSAFYTAFKKHTGNTPKEYIANTAAHSS from the coding sequence ATGAATTACTCTTTGTCGGAATTGCTGTCTTATTTTGGGGGATTTTTGGGTCTTTTGCTTTTCATTGTAACCTTATCCTCGTGTAAAAAAAGCGCCATCAAATATAGCCTTGCATTGTTTTTAATAGTTTGGTCAGCCGTAATGGTTTTGGGAGCCTTAATTTATTCTGGAAAAGTAATTCATTTTATACATATTTTCAGACTTGATAGTCCAATGCATTTTTTGCTGGGTCCAACGGTATATCTTTTTACACTTTCGCTGCTCAATCCCGAATTTAGATTAAAAAAAAGCTACTTGTTCCATTTGTTGCCGTTTATACTAAATGGCATCTATTTTTTACCCTTTTATTTAAATACTGCCGAATTCAAAATAGATAACTATGAACATTTAATAGCCAAGGGAAGCGTCATAATGCCCATACAATATCTATTAAAAACCATCAGTATGTCAGCTTATTTTACAGCACAGCTTTTCCTGTACAAGAAATATCAAAAAAGTAAATCCAGCACTTACCAAGTATCTTGGTTCATACTTTATTTTACTAGTCAATTTATTCTAACAACGGGAAGCTTGATCGATCATTTTTCGGGATTACATTATTTTGGGGATCCTTATCGATTTGCAATCAACATAATTACCTTTTTCTTGTATAGCATAATGATAGGATTGCTTTTCTTTCCTAGTTTACTATATGGAAATAGGATTATTGAAAAGGAAACAAAAGAAAAATACAGCCACTCCAAACTTTCAAACGAAGTAAAAGAAACCATTTTATGCCAATTGAATGACTATATGAAGGGAAATGACAAACCCTATTTAAACGAAAATCTTCAGTTGGATGACATTGCAAAGATGCTAAAAGCAAGCTCACAACAGGTTTCTCAAGTAATCAATGAAAAGATGGGCTTCAATTTCAACGACTTTGTAAATGCACATCGCATTGATGAAGCCAAAATGATGCTCTTGTCGGATTCCTACTCCAACATCACCATTGATGCCATAGCGCAAAAATCAGGATTTCGATCTAAATCCGCTTTTTACACCGCATTTAAAAAACATACCGGCAACACGCCAAAGGAATATATTGCCAATACTGCCGCGCATTCCAGCTAA
- a CDS encoding PSP1 domain-containing protein: protein MACTSCSTSDGGAPKGCKNNGTCGTDSCNKLTVFDWLSNMSLPNGEAPFDCVEVRFKNGRKEFYRNTENLTLSMGDIVATVASPGHDIGIVTLTGELVKIQMKKKGVNPYSNEVPKVYRKATQKDIDIWTTARNKEEPMKVRARELAIAQKLEMKISDIEFQGDGSKATFYYTANDRVDFRLLIKDFAKEFSTRVEMKQVGFRQEAARLGGIGSCGRELCCSTWLTDFRSVNTSAARYQQLSLNPQKLAGQCGKLKCCLNYELDTYMDALKDFPEFDTKLITEKGDAVCQKQDIFKGLMWFAYTNNFANWHVLKIDQVKEIIAENKLKNKVSSLEDYAIEVISEPEQNFTNAMGQESLTRFDQPKKKKKPNKKPRPAGDKATAAVPNNASKPAPQKNNSANNTNTVAQENPNKENSNNNNGNRNRNRNNNRKKNNSNRTASSENKPEQPKKPIINKKNENKE, encoded by the coding sequence ATGGCATGTACAAGTTGTTCAACCTCTGATGGTGGCGCACCAAAGGGTTGCAAAAATAATGGGACTTGCGGCACCGACAGCTGCAATAAATTAACGGTTTTTGACTGGCTTTCCAATATGAGTTTACCCAATGGAGAGGCTCCTTTTGACTGTGTCGAAGTCCGTTTTAAAAATGGCCGAAAAGAATTTTACCGCAATACAGAAAATCTAACTTTGAGCATGGGCGATATAGTGGCAACTGTCGCTTCACCTGGTCATGACATTGGAATTGTGACACTTACAGGAGAATTGGTAAAAATTCAAATGAAGAAAAAAGGCGTCAATCCTTACAGTAATGAAGTCCCGAAAGTATATCGAAAAGCTACTCAAAAAGACATCGATATTTGGACTACAGCCCGAAACAAGGAAGAACCTATGAAAGTTCGTGCACGCGAACTGGCGATTGCACAAAAACTCGAAATGAAAATTTCGGATATTGAATTTCAAGGCGATGGTTCAAAAGCTACTTTTTATTATACTGCCAATGACAGAGTCGATTTCAGGCTATTAATCAAAGATTTTGCCAAAGAATTCAGCACCAGAGTCGAGATGAAGCAAGTAGGTTTCCGCCAAGAGGCTGCTCGTTTGGGCGGAATTGGTTCTTGCGGAAGAGAATTATGCTGTTCGACTTGGCTAACGGATTTCAGAAGCGTAAATACTTCGGCGGCTCGTTACCAACAACTGTCCCTAAACCCACAAAAACTTGCCGGTCAATGCGGAAAATTGAAGTGCTGTTTAAACTACGAACTAGACACTTATATGGATGCCTTGAAAGACTTTCCTGAGTTTGACACCAAATTAATTACCGAAAAAGGAGATGCTGTTTGTCAAAAACAAGACATTTTTAAAGGACTGATGTGGTTTGCCTATACTAATAATTTTGCCAACTGGCATGTCTTAAAAATTGATCAGGTTAAAGAAATCATTGCCGAAAACAAACTGAAAAACAAAGTTTCTTCTCTGGAAGACTACGCTATCGAGGTAATTTCAGAACCAGAACAAAATTTCACCAATGCAATGGGTCAAGAAAGTTTAACACGTTTTGACCAACCAAAGAAAAAGAAAAAACCAAATAAAAAACCAAGACCTGCAGGTGACAAAGCAACTGCAGCTGTCCCTAACAATGCGAGCAAACCCGCTCCTCAAAAAAACAATTCGGCTAACAATACCAATACGGTAGCACAGGAAAATCCAAATAAAGAAAATTCAAACAATAATAACGGTAATCGTAACCGAAACCGAAATAACAATCGCAAAAAAAACAACAGCAACCGCACAGCTTCTTCTGAGAACAAACCGGAACAGCCTAAAAAACCAATAATCAATAAAAAAAATGAGAATAAAGAATAG
- a CDS encoding gliding motility lipoprotein GldH, with product MRIKNSLLLLFVAVLLFSCDKKRVFDEYKSVGSAWNKDSIVTFDLPVLDSTKKYDLYVNLRDNNNYKYNNIFLIVSLETPNGYTKVDTLEYQMAEPDGTLLGNGFTDIKESKLYYKENVRFRGKYKVHIKQAVRENGKVPGVDYLDGITEVGFRIEKKD from the coding sequence ATGAGAATAAAGAATAGTCTTTTGCTGCTTTTTGTGGCAGTACTCCTTTTTTCCTGTGATAAAAAAAGGGTTTTTGACGAATATAAATCTGTGGGAAGCGCTTGGAATAAAGACAGTATCGTTACTTTTGATTTACCCGTTTTGGATTCTACAAAAAAATATGATTTGTATGTGAATTTAAGAGACAACAACAATTACAAATACAATAATATCTTTCTGATCGTGTCGTTAGAAACTCCAAATGGCTATACCAAAGTAGACACATTGGAATACCAAATGGCTGAACCCGACGGGACATTGTTAGGTAATGGTTTCACCGACATCAAAGAAAGTAAACTCTATTACAAAGAAAATGTCCGTTTTAGAGGAAAATACAAAGTACATATCAAACAAGCGGTAAGAGAAAACGGAAAAGTCCCTGGTGTTGATTACTTGGACGGTATTACCGAGGTAGGTTTTAGAATAGAAAAAAAAGATTAA
- a CDS encoding penicillin-binding protein 1A yields MATKKSNAQTKNIEKDVKYYARKFWKIYFYGLGGIALFFLFASWGFFGSMPSFEDLENPDSNLATEIISSDGVVLGKYFKQNRSQLKYSDLPKNFVNALVATEDARFYEHSGIDGRGTLRAIASLGTSGGASTLTQQLAKQLFHGEGSKFLPFRIIQKAKEWIIAIRLERQYTKNEIIAMYCNVYDFGNYSVGVSSAAKTYFSKEPKDLTIDECAILVGMFKNSGLYNPVKNPVGVKNRRNVVLSQMEKANLITEDQKHQLQSLPITLHFKLESHREGTATYFREFLRDYMKKWVEENKKPDGSDYDIYKDGLKIYTTIDSRMQAYAEEAVAAHMANMQEEFFIQNKENKNAPFINITEAETQRILNQAMKSSHRWEVLKEQDKSDEEIIKTFHEKTKMTVFTWKGERDTIMTPMDSIRYYKHFLQAGVMSMEPQTGNIKVWVGGINYKYFQYDHVGQGARQVGSTFKPFVYATAIEQLNMSPCDSILDGPFMIRKGRHHVTEDWEPRNSDNNYRGMVTLKQALAYSINTVSAKLIDKVGPEAVVELTHKLGVKSEIINQPSIALGAVEITVEDMVAAFSTFANQGVYTKPQFLTKIENKSGEVIYEPIPESHDVLNKDIAFAVIKLLEGVTESGSGARLRTQNGGNGDKRWTGYPYMFKNPIAGKTGTSQNQSDGWFMGMVPNLVTGVWVGCEDRSAHFKSLTYGQGAAMALPIWGYFMNKCYGDPSLTISKEDFERPKNLSIKVDCYAPRAAVVKDSTATPEQDTEEFSL; encoded by the coding sequence ATGGCTACAAAAAAAAGTAACGCTCAAACAAAAAACATCGAAAAAGATGTTAAATACTATGCCAGAAAATTTTGGAAAATTTACTTTTATGGATTGGGAGGAATTGCTTTATTTTTCCTGTTTGCCTCTTGGGGTTTTTTCGGATCCATGCCTTCATTTGAAGATTTGGAAAATCCGGATTCCAATCTAGCCACCGAGATCATCTCTTCTGACGGAGTTGTTCTTGGAAAATATTTCAAACAAAACCGCTCACAATTAAAATATTCTGATCTACCTAAAAACTTTGTTAATGCTCTTGTAGCTACCGAAGATGCCCGTTTTTACGAGCATTCAGGAATTGACGGAAGAGGAACTTTGAGAGCCATCGCCAGTTTGGGAACCAGTGGAGGAGCCAGTACGTTGACTCAGCAATTGGCCAAACAATTATTCCACGGTGAAGGATCTAAATTTTTACCATTTAGAATTATACAAAAAGCCAAAGAATGGATTATCGCCATTCGTTTGGAAAGACAATACACCAAAAACGAAATCATTGCGATGTACTGCAACGTATATGATTTTGGTAACTATTCTGTTGGAGTAAGCTCCGCCGCAAAAACCTATTTCTCCAAAGAACCAAAAGATTTAACCATAGACGAATGTGCTATTTTGGTCGGTATGTTCAAAAACTCCGGACTTTACAATCCTGTAAAAAATCCGGTTGGGGTAAAAAACCGTAGAAATGTGGTGCTTTCGCAAATGGAAAAAGCAAACCTCATCACCGAGGACCAAAAACATCAATTGCAAAGCCTTCCTATTACATTACATTTCAAATTAGAAAGCCACAGAGAAGGAACTGCCACTTATTTTAGAGAATTCCTTCGTGATTACATGAAAAAATGGGTGGAAGAAAACAAAAAACCTGATGGTTCCGACTACGATATTTACAAAGACGGTCTTAAAATCTACACCACAATCGATTCAAGAATGCAGGCTTATGCCGAAGAAGCTGTTGCTGCTCACATGGCCAACATGCAGGAAGAATTTTTTATTCAAAATAAAGAAAACAAAAATGCTCCTTTCATAAACATCACTGAAGCGGAAACTCAACGTATTCTTAACCAGGCCATGAAATCGTCTCATCGATGGGAAGTCTTGAAAGAACAGGACAAAAGCGACGAAGAAATCATAAAAACTTTCCATGAAAAAACCAAAATGACGGTTTTCACTTGGAAAGGCGAACGAGACACCATAATGACACCAATGGATTCCATACGCTATTACAAACACTTTCTACAAGCGGGCGTTATGTCGATGGAACCACAAACAGGTAATATTAAAGTTTGGGTTGGAGGTATCAACTACAAATATTTCCAATACGACCACGTAGGACAAGGAGCAAGACAAGTAGGTTCGACCTTTAAGCCTTTTGTATATGCAACTGCGATAGAGCAATTGAACATGTCGCCTTGCGATTCCATACTTGATGGTCCATTCATGATACGCAAAGGTCGTCACCACGTAACGGAGGATTGGGAACCTAGAAACTCCGACAACAACTACCGCGGAATGGTTACCTTAAAGCAAGCTTTGGCTTATTCGATCAATACCGTTTCGGCAAAATTAATTGACAAAGTTGGTCCAGAAGCAGTAGTTGAATTAACCCATAAACTAGGTGTGAAATCCGAAATCATCAACCAACCTTCCATCGCTTTAGGAGCCGTAGAAATTACCGTAGAGGACATGGTAGCTGCCTTCAGTACATTTGCAAATCAGGGAGTTTATACCAAACCACAGTTCTTAACCAAAATCGAGAACAAAAGCGGGGAAGTTATCTACGAACCAATACCAGAATCCCATGACGTTTTGAACAAAGACATCGCCTTTGCCGTAATTAAATTATTGGAAGGAGTAACCGAATCTGGTTCTGGGGCAAGATTGAGAACACAAAACGGAGGAAACGGAGACAAACGCTGGACAGGATATCCATACATGTTCAAAAACCCGATTGCAGGAAAAACAGGAACTTCACAAAACCAATCCGATGGTTGGTTCATGGGAATGGTGCCTAACCTTGTAACAGGTGTTTGGGTAGGATGCGAGGATCGTTCAGCGCATTTCAAAAGCCTTACTTACGGACAAGGAGCAGCAATGGCCTTACCTATTTGGGGATATTTTATGAACAAATGTTATGGCGACCCTAGCTTGACTATTTCCAAAGAAGATTTCGAAAGACCTAAAAACCTTTCTATCAAAGTGGATTGTTACGCTCCAAGAGCAGCCGTAGTTAAAGATTCTACTGCAACTCCAGAACAAGACACTGAAGAATTCTCATTATAA
- a CDS encoding CoA transferase subunit A — MINKKVNTVQEALQGIENGMTIMFGGFGLCGIPENSIAEMVQKGTKNLTCISNNAGVDDFGLGLLLQKKQIKKMISSYVGENAEFERQMLSGELEVDLIPQGTLAERCRAAQAGIPAFFTPAGYGTEVAEGKEVREFNGKMHIMEHAFKADFAIVKAWKGDEAGNLIFKGTARNFNACMAGAGKITIAEVEELVPVGTLDPNQIHIPGIMVQRIFQGEKFEKRIEQRTVRQRQ, encoded by the coding sequence ATGATTAACAAAAAAGTAAATACAGTTCAGGAAGCCCTTCAAGGAATCGAAAACGGAATGACCATCATGTTCGGTGGCTTTGGACTGTGCGGCATCCCCGAAAATTCCATTGCCGAAATGGTTCAAAAAGGAACCAAAAATCTAACCTGTATTTCCAACAATGCCGGAGTAGATGATTTTGGGCTTGGTTTGCTTTTGCAAAAAAAACAAATCAAAAAAATGATTTCTTCCTACGTGGGTGAAAATGCCGAATTCGAACGTCAAATGCTTTCCGGTGAATTGGAAGTTGACCTCATCCCACAGGGAACTTTAGCCGAAAGATGCCGGGCTGCTCAGGCCGGAATCCCAGCTTTCTTCACACCTGCAGGCTACGGAACTGAAGTAGCAGAAGGTAAAGAAGTTCGCGAATTCAATGGTAAAATGCACATTATGGAGCACGCTTTCAAAGCTGATTTTGCTATCGTAAAAGCATGGAAAGGGGACGAAGCGGGAAATCTTATTTTTAAAGGAACTGCCAGAAACTTTAATGCTTGTATGGCTGGAGCCGGAAAAATCACCATTGCCGAGGTTGAAGAACTAGTTCCAGTTGGGACTTTAGACCCTAATCAGATTCATATTCCTGGAATTATGGTGCAGCGCATCTTCCAGGGAGAAAAATTCGAGAAAAGAATTGAACAACGAACTGTGAGACAACGTCAATAA
- a CDS encoding CoA transferase subunit B: MLTKEDIAKRIAKEVKDRYFVNLGIGIPTLVANYVREDITVEFQSENGVLGMGPFPFAGEEDADIINAGKQTITTLPGASFFDSAFSFGMIRSKKVDLTILGAMEVSENGDIANWKIPGKMVKGMGGAMDLVASAENIIVAMMHVNKAGESKILKKCTLPLTGVGCVKKVVTELAVLEITPKGFKLLERAPGVSVEHIIASTEANLIIEGEIPEMIID, encoded by the coding sequence ATGTTAACAAAAGAAGATATAGCTAAGCGAATTGCGAAAGAAGTAAAAGACCGGTATTTTGTAAACTTAGGAATCGGAATTCCCACTCTCGTTGCTAACTACGTTCGGGAGGATATTACGGTAGAATTTCAGAGTGAAAATGGAGTTCTGGGGATGGGACCTTTTCCTTTTGCAGGAGAAGAAGACGCTGATATTATTAATGCGGGAAAACAAACCATAACAACATTGCCGGGAGCCAGTTTCTTTGATTCGGCTTTCAGTTTCGGGATGATTCGTAGTAAAAAAGTTGATTTAACAATTCTTGGCGCTATGGAAGTTTCGGAAAATGGAGATATTGCCAACTGGAAAATCCCTGGAAAAATGGTAAAGGGAATGGGCGGTGCGATGGATCTTGTTGCATCGGCCGAAAATATTATCGTGGCGATGATGCATGTCAACAAAGCCGGCGAATCCAAAATATTAAAAAAATGCACCTTGCCGCTAACAGGCGTAGGATGCGTCAAAAAAGTAGTAACCGAATTGGCCGTTTTAGAAATTACCCCAAAAGGATTTAAACTATTGGAACGAGCACCAGGAGTTTCTGTAGAACACATCATAGCTTCCACGGAAGCCAACCTAATCATCGAAGGCGAAATTCCTGAAATGATAATTGACTAA